Proteins encoded by one window of Paenibacillus sp. DCT19:
- a CDS encoding glycoside hydrolase family 3 protein, translating into MKSKKKLWRGLTALSAFLLAFSLFMTELLMSWSGQVNVFLKITPPVIQADESSTYYPSNYELSDQGLAEMLVDSDKHDVQTMEEGTVLLKNNQSALPLRAEERSVTLFGRATADPVYSGNSGGPGMDEKRQVNLYNALKEAGFTINDRLFDAYKNSDVARAKASPDWFIGEVDKNFYTNDLQATYQDNFNDVAIVMLSRDGGEGKDLATTDRDGISYLALHNTEKDLLKMIKDSGKFSKIVVLINSAYAMELGWLEEQEYGVDAALWIGNPGLKGFTGVANVLVGAADPSGRLVDTFAADSLSAPAVRNAGDFQYSNDNGHYIIQAEGIYQGYKYYETRYHDAVLGLNNADSSAGAFVNQERWSYADEMVYPFGYGNSYANFTQQLTSVEWDRNAKTVTAQVKVTNEGYPQESAYTGKSKSVVQVYAQLPYEEGQAEKSAIQLVGFGKTSELGAGESEDVTVTIDDYLFATYDENAENGADPSKKGSYVFDPGDYYFAIGNDSHDALNNVMANKQGAAVAGKLLLANGSVVDGDANKAVSVPLETLDNVTYAKSQYTDEVVSNQYDDIDYNYFAENAVTYLTRNDWNTYPKAYTAVEATDKLKEVLYNEKYQKPSDAPAYDSFAQGVDAGLKLVDMKDVPFDDDEKWNTFLSQLTIAELSATIGENFGQPAVKSINKPANKNTDGPSGAQSNYLFNNGQPSTAHVSQIVAASTWNQQLIAERGDFIAEDALFTGTTQLWSPGANLHRTPFSGRNFEYYSEDSILSYIMGAVQTEAMQAKGLTASIKHFVANDQETNRSELATFATEQSYRQGPLKAFEGAFTKGEALGTMMSFSRIGARLAYADHATLTQVLRNEWGFKGVTITDSVKGNPNIPTVESLVAGTDTFNADTARASEIHKYLASNKDGYVLQELRRANKGFYYSLANSTLINGLSAETEVEDFVPWWQTFLKVTNYTLGALTLLSLFLFIRTGYARRIREV; encoded by the coding sequence TTGAAAAGCAAAAAAAAATTATGGCGCGGATTGACGGCGCTTTCAGCATTTCTCTTAGCCTTTAGTTTATTTATGACTGAACTGCTAATGAGTTGGAGTGGTCAAGTGAATGTTTTTCTTAAAATCACTCCACCTGTAATCCAAGCTGATGAGAGCTCGACGTATTATCCAAGCAACTATGAGTTATCTGATCAGGGTTTAGCAGAGATGTTAGTCGATTCGGATAAACACGATGTGCAGACGATGGAAGAAGGAACGGTTCTCTTAAAAAATAACCAATCCGCACTGCCATTACGTGCTGAAGAACGTAGTGTTACCTTGTTTGGTCGGGCGACGGCAGATCCTGTATATAGCGGGAATTCTGGTGGGCCTGGTATGGATGAGAAACGTCAGGTTAATTTGTACAATGCTTTAAAGGAAGCTGGATTCACCATTAATGACAGGTTGTTCGACGCTTACAAGAATAGTGATGTGGCTAGGGCAAAAGCGTCTCCCGATTGGTTCATTGGAGAAGTTGATAAAAATTTCTATACCAATGACCTACAAGCAACATACCAAGATAATTTCAATGATGTGGCTATTGTCATGTTGTCTCGTGATGGTGGGGAAGGTAAAGACTTAGCGACAACCGACAGAGACGGCATTTCTTACTTGGCACTTCATAACACAGAAAAAGATCTATTAAAAATGATCAAGGATAGCGGGAAATTTTCGAAGATTGTTGTTCTGATTAATAGTGCATATGCGATGGAACTAGGTTGGCTTGAAGAACAGGAATACGGGGTTGATGCTGCCCTGTGGATCGGAAATCCGGGTCTTAAAGGCTTTACAGGCGTGGCAAATGTACTAGTAGGTGCGGCCGATCCTTCAGGTAGACTCGTGGATACCTTTGCAGCAGACTCCTTATCTGCACCAGCGGTTAGAAACGCAGGCGATTTTCAATACTCGAATGATAATGGTCATTATATCATCCAAGCAGAGGGTATCTATCAAGGCTATAAGTACTACGAAACAAGATATCACGATGCTGTCCTGGGTTTAAATAATGCGGATAGCAGCGCAGGTGCTTTTGTTAATCAAGAACGTTGGAGCTACGCTGACGAAATGGTATATCCATTTGGCTATGGTAATAGCTATGCTAATTTCACTCAGCAGTTAACTTCGGTGGAATGGGACAGAAATGCCAAAACAGTAACGGCTCAGGTTAAGGTGACGAATGAGGGCTATCCTCAGGAATCAGCTTATACAGGAAAGTCTAAATCAGTTGTACAGGTCTATGCTCAACTTCCATATGAAGAAGGGCAAGCAGAAAAATCTGCAATACAGTTAGTTGGATTCGGAAAAACGAGTGAACTGGGTGCAGGTGAATCTGAAGATGTCACGGTTACAATTGATGACTATTTATTTGCAACCTATGATGAGAATGCTGAAAATGGGGCTGATCCAAGCAAGAAGGGTAGTTATGTCTTTGATCCAGGCGACTACTATTTTGCAATAGGTAATGATAGTCATGACGCTCTCAATAATGTGATGGCAAATAAGCAAGGTGCAGCCGTAGCAGGCAAGCTATTGCTGGCTAATGGTTCAGTGGTAGATGGAGATGCCAATAAAGCAGTCTCTGTACCGCTAGAAACGTTAGATAATGTAACCTATGCCAAATCTCAATATACAGATGAAGTGGTTTCCAATCAATATGATGATATTGATTATAATTACTTCGCTGAAAATGCGGTTACGTATTTAACACGTAATGACTGGAATACGTATCCTAAAGCATACACCGCTGTTGAGGCCACTGATAAATTAAAAGAAGTATTGTATAACGAAAAATATCAAAAGCCTAGTGATGCGCCAGCGTATGATAGCTTTGCTCAAGGTGTAGATGCAGGGCTGAAACTGGTTGATATGAAGGATGTTCCGTTTGATGACGATGAGAAATGGAATACGTTCTTGAGTCAATTAACGATTGCTGAGTTGAGTGCGACGATCGGGGAGAATTTTGGACAACCAGCTGTGAAGTCCATTAATAAACCTGCCAACAAAAATACAGACGGACCTTCAGGCGCTCAATCCAATTATTTGTTTAATAATGGTCAACCGTCTACGGCACATGTTAGTCAAATTGTAGCAGCATCAACGTGGAACCAACAGTTAATCGCAGAACGTGGTGATTTTATCGCAGAGGATGCTCTGTTCACTGGAACGACACAGCTCTGGTCACCAGGAGCCAATCTACATCGGACTCCATTTAGTGGACGTAACTTTGAGTATTACTCTGAAGATAGCATTCTGAGTTATATCATGGGTGCAGTTCAGACAGAAGCAATGCAAGCGAAGGGATTAACCGCTTCCATTAAACACTTTGTTGCCAATGACCAAGAGACAAATAGAAGCGAGTTAGCTACATTTGCGACTGAACAATCCTATCGTCAAGGTCCTTTGAAAGCATTTGAGGGTGCCTTCACCAAAGGAGAAGCGCTTGGTACGATGATGTCATTCTCTCGAATTGGTGCTCGTTTGGCCTATGCAGATCATGCAACGCTGACACAAGTGCTTCGAAATGAATGGGGCTTCAAAGGGGTTACGATTACAGATTCAGTTAAAGGTAATCCGAATATCCCAACGGTGGAATCACTTGTTGCTGGAACAGATACCTTTAACGCGGATACTGCCCGTGCGAGTGAGATTCACAAATATCTTGCAAGTAACAAGGATGGTTACGTATTGCAAGAGTTAAGAAGAGCCAATAAAGGCTTCTATTATTCCTTAGCTAATTCTACTTTGATTAATGGTCTATCGGCTGAAACTGAAGTAGAAGATTTTGTACCATGGTGGCAAACATTTTTGAAGGTTACGAATTATACCCTTGGTGCATTAACGCTGTTGAGTTTATTCCTGTTCATTAGAACTGGCTATGCAAGAAGGATAAGGGAGGTTTAA
- a CDS encoding glycosyltransferase family A protein gives MKLLSFVIPCFNSQDYMDRCISSLLIDDEELEVIIVNDGSSDSTQRIAEQYEAKYPSIVRVVHQENLGHGGAVNTGISFATGLFLKVVDSDDWIDPSAFKEILATLKTLVAEDKTVDMVVSNFVYEKTGKKYKKVMEYGKNFPEGCIFSWDDIKPFRKGQYILMHSIIYRTSLLKECKLKLPEHTFYVDNLFVFKPLEKVERIYYVNVDFYRYFIGREDQSVNEKVMIERIDQQLKVNKLMIDQINMEEIKSLKLRQYMLNHLEIITVISTILLIRSGKKENLKAKKELWKYIKDKDIELYNSIRYGAMGRLMNMPGHLGRTMSVAAYKLSQKIVGFN, from the coding sequence ATGAAACTATTATCTTTCGTAATACCGTGTTTTAACTCGCAGGATTACATGGATCGGTGTATAAGTAGCTTGCTGATTGACGATGAAGAACTTGAGGTCATTATTGTTAACGATGGATCTAGCGATAGTACCCAAAGGATTGCAGAGCAGTATGAGGCGAAGTATCCATCCATTGTAAGAGTCGTACACCAAGAAAATTTAGGCCACGGTGGAGCGGTCAATACAGGTATTAGTTTTGCTACTGGATTATTCTTAAAGGTTGTTGACAGTGATGATTGGATTGATCCTAGTGCCTTCAAAGAAATACTTGCAACACTAAAAACGTTGGTAGCGGAAGATAAGACAGTCGACATGGTTGTAAGTAATTTTGTCTATGAGAAAACAGGGAAAAAGTACAAAAAAGTGATGGAGTACGGAAAAAACTTTCCTGAAGGATGCATTTTCTCATGGGACGATATTAAACCCTTTCGCAAAGGTCAGTATATCTTGATGCATTCGATTATTTATCGCACGAGTCTATTAAAAGAATGCAAATTGAAACTTCCAGAGCATACGTTTTATGTGGATAATCTGTTTGTGTTTAAACCGCTGGAAAAAGTGGAGCGAATTTATTATGTGAATGTTGATTTTTATCGCTATTTTATTGGGCGAGAGGATCAATCCGTCAACGAGAAAGTGATGATTGAGCGAATTGACCAACAGCTGAAAGTTAATAAACTCATGATTGACCAGATCAATATGGAAGAGATTAAAAGCCTGAAACTTCGTCAATATATGCTGAACCATCTCGAAATAATAACCGTGATCTCTACCATATTATTGATTCGTTCAGGGAAGAAGGAAAATCTAAAAGCGAAAAAAGAACTGTGGAAGTACATTAAGGATAAAGATATTGAATTATACAATAGTATCCGATATGGAGCCATGGGAAGATTGATGAATATGCCGGGTCATTTGGGTCGCACAATGTCAGTAGCTGCCTATAAATTATCACAGAAGATTGTGGGATTTAATTGA
- a CDS encoding glycoside hydrolase family 2 TIM barrel-domain containing protein: protein MRKISICDGWSFIENITDEFFNFTGEGTAVRLPHTCKEVPVHYMEESACQMICGYRRHLMVPDTLKGQRLFLQFDGAAHVAEVFVNGEQLTTHNGGYTAFRVEVTDKLVYGAENRIVVRLNTREDANVPPFGHVIDYMTYGGLYREAWLLVANESYVEDVFVRTPEKDQALIDVTISQPDSTHIVELSLLDQQQTIVAHTTLNVIGAELKECKINVPNSNAWSPETPYLYSLVATLKKHNGEIIDEYNVFFGFRQIDFRYDGFYLNGEKYKIRGLNRHQSYPYVGYAMPASMQVEDARILKEELHVNAVRTSHYPQSKHFLDACDRLGLLVFTETPGWQHIKDDEEWKQIVCENVEEMILQYRNHPSIILWGVRLNESQDDDVLYTKTNEIARRLDHSRQTSGVRFLWRSNLLEDVYGFNDFSHTGKNAALLPRWLISPSKSKAYLISEFNGHMFPTKATDEPSRRLSHAMRYANVLNEVYKREDIAGSFGWCMFDYQTHGDFGSGDRICYHGVMDMFRNPKLAARVYASFSEDAPVLEVGSDMHIGDYPGGAVGENYIFTNADQVRLYKNDIMIREFEPVNQKYRYLPHPPIEFYDTVGNVIEEGEKYSRKKADAIKESLLAIQRFGTALPVKYIFKAVWVMCRHLVSPITFYRLFFKYIENWGASAPVYRFEAVKKGKVVAEVVKSSNASIHVETTVSAAELVEADTYDMASVRIRVADANNNNATYSHLPLFLKAEGAIEIVGPDCVVAEGGMCGTYIKTHGTAGEGTLTITSNQTEPVQLSFNVILEGSDRYASNQIVLEQL, encoded by the coding sequence ATGAGAAAAATTAGTATCTGTGATGGATGGAGTTTTATAGAGAATATTACTGATGAATTTTTCAACTTTACAGGTGAGGGGACAGCCGTAAGGCTGCCCCATACTTGTAAAGAAGTCCCTGTACACTACATGGAAGAGAGTGCTTGTCAGATGATCTGTGGTTATAGACGTCATCTGATGGTTCCGGATACACTGAAAGGTCAGCGTTTGTTTCTTCAGTTTGATGGTGCCGCTCACGTAGCAGAAGTATTTGTCAATGGCGAGCAGCTAACGACTCACAATGGCGGATACACTGCTTTTCGAGTAGAAGTAACGGATAAACTGGTGTACGGAGCCGAGAACAGAATTGTCGTTCGTCTGAATACACGAGAAGACGCAAATGTACCGCCATTTGGTCATGTTATTGATTACATGACTTACGGTGGACTCTATCGTGAAGCGTGGTTGTTAGTAGCTAATGAAAGCTATGTAGAAGATGTTTTTGTCCGAACACCGGAGAAAGACCAAGCACTGATTGACGTTACAATTAGTCAACCTGATTCAACACACATTGTGGAATTAAGTTTGTTAGATCAACAGCAAACGATAGTTGCCCATACCACCCTGAATGTAATAGGGGCAGAACTCAAAGAATGCAAGATTAATGTTCCTAATAGCAACGCGTGGAGCCCGGAGACTCCTTATCTTTACTCGTTAGTAGCAACGCTTAAAAAGCATAATGGAGAAATAATAGACGAGTATAATGTATTTTTCGGATTCCGCCAAATTGATTTTCGCTATGATGGATTTTATTTGAATGGTGAAAAATATAAGATTCGTGGGCTGAATCGCCACCAGAGTTATCCGTATGTAGGCTATGCTATGCCTGCTTCAATGCAGGTGGAGGATGCACGAATATTAAAGGAAGAACTACATGTTAACGCAGTTCGTACCTCGCACTACCCTCAGTCTAAGCATTTCCTGGATGCATGTGATCGTTTAGGATTGCTCGTGTTTACCGAAACACCAGGTTGGCAACATATCAAAGACGATGAAGAGTGGAAACAGATTGTTTGTGAAAACGTGGAAGAAATGATTCTGCAGTATCGTAATCACCCTTCCATTATTCTGTGGGGGGTTCGATTGAATGAGTCGCAAGATGATGACGTTCTATATACAAAGACGAATGAAATCGCTCGCCGTTTGGATCACAGCAGACAGACCAGTGGAGTTCGCTTTCTGTGGAGAAGTAATCTATTAGAAGATGTCTATGGGTTTAATGATTTTTCTCATACTGGAAAGAACGCTGCGCTACTACCAAGGTGGTTGATTTCACCGAGTAAAAGCAAAGCGTATTTGATCTCCGAATTTAATGGTCATATGTTTCCAACAAAAGCAACAGATGAGCCTTCTCGCCGGCTTTCTCACGCTATGCGTTACGCCAATGTCTTGAATGAAGTGTATAAAAGAGAAGACATTGCAGGCTCTTTTGGCTGGTGTATGTTTGATTATCAAACCCATGGTGATTTTGGATCTGGTGATCGTATTTGCTACCACGGTGTGATGGACATGTTTCGTAATCCGAAGCTTGCTGCCAGAGTCTACGCTAGTTTCTCAGAAGATGCTCCCGTTCTGGAAGTGGGTTCAGATATGCATATCGGAGATTACCCTGGTGGTGCTGTTGGTGAAAACTACATCTTCACTAATGCGGATCAAGTCCGGCTGTATAAGAATGACATCATGATTCGGGAGTTTGAACCGGTTAACCAAAAGTATCGTTATTTACCACATCCACCGATCGAATTCTATGACACCGTAGGGAACGTAATAGAAGAAGGAGAGAAGTATTCCCGTAAGAAAGCAGATGCCATCAAAGAGAGCCTATTAGCTATCCAGCGCTTTGGAACTGCATTACCTGTAAAGTATATTTTTAAAGCAGTATGGGTCATGTGTCGTCACCTTGTATCGCCGATCACCTTCTATCGTTTGTTTTTCAAGTACATTGAGAATTGGGGAGCTTCAGCACCCGTCTATCGTTTTGAAGCTGTGAAAAAAGGAAAGGTTGTCGCAGAGGTTGTGAAATCATCTAACGCGAGTATTCATGTGGAAACCACCGTTAGTGCTGCGGAATTAGTCGAAGCTGACACATATGATATGGCGTCAGTTCGTATTCGAGTAGCAGATGCCAATAACAATAATGCAACCTACTCTCATTTACCTTTATTTCTAAAAGCAGAAGGTGCGATAGAAATCGTAGGACCAGACTGTGTCGTCGCAGAGGGCGGTATGTGTGGTACGTATATCAAGACACACGGGACAGCTGGCGAGGGAACATTGACAATCACCTCCAACCAGACTGAACCTGTCCAGTTAAGCTTTAACGTGATATTAGAAGGAAGTGATCGGTATGCAAGCAATCAGATTGTACTGGAACAATTATAG